In Spiroplasma melliferum, a single genomic region encodes these proteins:
- a CDS encoding Mob (plasmid) codes for MWKKIKNWRDKNISNKIFYWFIFILVIPFMLVCLINCASAIIIMFLKYHTLDFKNFYIAYADKYSWLISIVLFIIAFLFFLWFYVSHKIDNMDSPKTKQQKSNKASDKEFKTLQLKMLALNNRYGIPKNNLTQHTLLVGTTGSGKTTTLMFLVKQLTQIFKQTTIIIDGKGDIDLINKVKQLDPSAFVWEIGGTTEYNPFATKDSVVLSDKIMSLFDFSEPHYEALVNDYVLILTETLINKNIDLTLENIIKYFDISELKQLISKKNSNYEYLEKINEDDILGMRSRLNVYRQQLKISIGINNNLLELITKHKTILFSINSLMYPKLAGSVGKIIIQDLKELTTLKSVNQKINIVLDEFNVFASETIVNLINKSRSFNYQCFLSFQTINDLKTNNMNLTDTIFGNVSTIVCHNIKDPNTAEYVASVFGTQETEKLTRQLDFKNNTADMGSVRAVDEFIVHPNDLKNLKIGECYLKATLPSGKLFIKKIQVDPTYLDN; via the coding sequence ATGTGAAAAAAAATTAAAAATTGGCGCGATAAAAATATTAGCAATAAAATTTTTTATTGATTTATTTTTATTTTAGTAATACCGTTTATGCTTGTATGTTTGATAAATTGTGCTTCGGCAATTATTATTATGTTTTTAAAATACCATACACTAGATTTTAAAAACTTTTATATTGCTTATGCTGATAAATACAGTTGGTTAATTTCAATTGTTTTGTTTATTATTGCATTCTTATTTTTCTTGTGATTTTATGTAAGTCATAAAATAGATAATATGGATAGTCCTAAAACAAAACAACAAAAATCAAACAAAGCAAGTGATAAAGAATTTAAAACATTACAGTTAAAAATGCTTGCGCTTAATAATAGGTATGGTATTCCAAAAAATAATTTAACTCAACATACTTTATTGGTTGGTACAACTGGGAGTGGTAAAACAACAACATTAATGTTTTTAGTAAAACAATTAACTCAAATATTTAAACAGACCACAATAATAATTGATGGTAAGGGGGATATTGATTTAATTAATAAAGTTAAACAACTAGACCCTAGTGCCTTTGTTTGAGAAATTGGTGGCACAACGGAATATAATCCGTTTGCGACAAAAGATAGTGTTGTATTATCTGATAAGATAATGTCGTTGTTTGATTTTTCCGAACCGCATTATGAAGCATTGGTAAATGATTATGTGTTGATTTTAACCGAAACATTAATTAATAAAAATATTGATTTAACATTAGAAAATATTATTAAATATTTTGATATTTCAGAATTAAAACAATTAATTAGTAAAAAAAACAGCAATTATGAATATTTAGAAAAAATCAATGAAGATGATATATTAGGTATGCGTTCGCGCTTGAATGTTTATCGCCAACAGTTAAAAATAAGTATCGGTATTAATAACAACTTATTAGAATTGATTACTAAACATAAAACGATTTTGTTTAGTATTAATTCGTTGATGTATCCCAAATTGGCGGGTTCTGTCGGAAAAATCATTATCCAAGACTTAAAAGAATTAACCACCCTAAAATCAGTTAATCAAAAAATTAACATTGTATTAGATGAGTTTAATGTCTTTGCAAGTGAAACCATTGTCAACTTGATAAATAAGTCGCGTAGTTTTAATTATCAATGTTTTTTGTCTTTCCAAACAATCAATGATTTAAAAACAAACAATATGAATTTAACAGATACTATTTTCGGAAATGTTAGCACTATTGTTTGTCATAACATAAAAGACCCCAACACTGCGGAATATGTAGCGAGTGTTTTTGGTACCCAAGAAACCGAAAAACTAACACGACAACTTGATTTTAAAAACAACACTGCTGATATGGGTTCGGTGCGTGCGGTGGATGAGTTTATTGTTCATCCAAACGACCTTAAAAACCTTAAAATTGGGGAATGCTATTTAAAAGCCACTCTTCCGAGTGGCAAGTTATTTATAAAAAAAATTCAAGTTGACCCAACTTATTTAGATAATTAA
- a CDS encoding SOJ-like protein (plasmid), with amino-acid sequence MKMISFAVKKGGVGKTTLCKNVAYKFALDGAKVLLIDLDPQATLSVQFANNDIDTNKSIMKIFQSFKFSIENIIQSTKYKNIDIILGNENINQAQGIINNTFNDKEKYKIGKCLLDDYKNVFDSYDYVLIDYPPTMQELAINFLIISDLIIMPINNGLGAFKGILDLNNIINKVCRQENLKVPFYKIVFNNVKENENTIEIYELINKNNLTNFIFDTIIKHSDTFIKTENKLSSIWDNNVYWRQKQAYEELIKEIK; translated from the coding sequence ATGAAGATGATTAGTTTTGCAGTCAAAAAAGGTGGCGTTGGAAAAACAACATTATGCAAAAATGTTGCCTACAAGTTTGCACTTGATGGGGCAAAGGTGTTATTGATTGACCTTGACCCCCAAGCAACCCTATCTGTTCAATTTGCGAATAATGATATTGATACAAATAAAAGTATTATGAAAATTTTTCAATCTTTTAAATTTTCAATAGAAAATATTATTCAATCAACCAAATATAAAAATATTGATATTATTTTAGGTAATGAAAATATTAATCAAGCCCAAGGAATAATAAACAATACTTTTAATGATAAAGAAAAATATAAAATTGGTAAGTGTCTATTGGATGATTATAAAAATGTATTTGATAGTTATGATTATGTCTTAATTGACTATCCACCAACAATGCAAGAACTAGCAATAAATTTTCTAATTATTTCTGATTTAATTATTATGCCAATTAATAATGGTTTAGGTGCATTTAAAGGAATATTAGACTTAAATAATATTATTAATAAAGTTTGCAGACAAGAAAATTTAAAAGTACCATTTTATAAAATTGTATTTAATAATGTTAAAGAAAATGAAAATACAATTGAAATTTATGAATTAATTAATAAAAATAATTTAACAAATTTTATATTTGATACAATTATTAAACATTCAGATACATTTATTAAAACTGAAAATAAATTAAGTAGTATTTGAGATAATAATGTTTATTGGCGCCAGAAACAAGCATACGAAGAACTCATCAAGGAAATCAAATAA
- the ssb gene encoding single-stranded DNA binding protein (plasmid) — protein MNKFIGIGRTTKDIEIKQTSNGKEYAIFQLAITRPYSAQKETDFIPCQVWNKQATILQKYCQKGSQIAITGILQSYKNKEDKTQWIVQVSNYEFLHTNNDLKKDILLSEKPNEIIAEEQANYSSEDIKELFNGDDAILWD, from the coding sequence ATGAATAAATTTATTGGAATTGGAAGAACAACCAAAGATATAGAAATTAAACAAACAAGTAATGGAAAAGAATATGCCATATTTCAATTGGCAATAACACGCCCATATTCAGCACAAAAAGAAACTGATTTTATTCCTTGTCAAGTTTGAAATAAACAAGCAACTATTTTACAAAAATATTGTCAAAAAGGTTCTCAAATTGCAATTACGGGTATTTTACAATCTTATAAAAACAAAGAAGATAAAACACAGTGAATAGTACAAGTATCTAATTATGAATTTTTACATACAAATAATGATTTAAAAAAAGATATTTTACTATCTGAAAAACCAAATGAAATCATTGCCGAAGAACAAGCAAATTATAGTTCAGAAGATATTAAAGAATTATTTAATGGTGATGATGCCATTTTATGAGATTAG